A portion of the Pedobacter cryoconitis genome contains these proteins:
- a CDS encoding DUF2480 family protein produces MEQIINKVELSGIVTLDLINYKPLKQEYIVFDLVPYLFQKYLLKEKVFRVDMIQINWSQFTGKEVVLFCSNDAIVPYWAYVYITSLLKPFTNKVYFANQQDHTELIWMERVKNIDYSTFHEQKVVLKASTIVPPEIYVCAAGYLMENVQSLMWGEAGSPVMIYKKKKNL; encoded by the coding sequence ATGGAACAAATTATTAATAAAGTAGAACTGAGTGGTATTGTTACGCTTGATCTGATTAATTACAAACCTCTCAAACAAGAATATATAGTTTTTGATCTTGTCCCCTATTTATTTCAGAAATACCTGTTAAAAGAGAAAGTATTCAGAGTAGACATGATCCAGATCAACTGGAGTCAGTTTACGGGAAAAGAAGTGGTTCTTTTTTGTTCAAATGATGCGATTGTCCCCTACTGGGCATATGTATATATCACTTCACTGCTCAAGCCTTTTACTAACAAAGTCTACTTTGCCAATCAGCAGGATCATACAGAGCTGATCTGGATGGAAAGAGTAAAAAATATAGACTATAGCACATTCCATGAACAAAAAGTGGTGCTCAAAGCGAGTACTATAGTTCCTCCTGAAATCTATGTCTGCGCTGCAGGCTACCTGATGGAAAACGTGCAAAGCCTGATGTGGGGAGAAGCCGGCTCTCCTGTCATGATTTATAAAAAGAAAAAAAACTTATAA
- a CDS encoding endonuclease/exonuclease/phosphatase family protein, producing the protein MIRKTSITALFLVFLSTQLFAQKLIIGTYNLRNDNKGDIGNLWVQRAPIVANLLRFHQFDVFGIQEGFKNQLDDINNALPEYAHYGRGRDDGKDGGEHSSIFYKKDKFKLLKKGDFWLSENPDQPGLGWDATCCNRICTWVELQDIKTGSKFYYFNAHFDHQGKIARVESSKLIVRKMKEIAGNGAAVFTGDLNGGQDSEWYLTLAKSGYLKDTYSQVKYPYVNNPSFNEFGKHLDGAEIIDHVFVTKDFKANRWGVLTDSYQGKYPSDHFPILVEVNLNNK; encoded by the coding sequence ATGATTAGAAAAACCAGTATTACAGCACTTTTCCTTGTATTTTTAAGCACGCAGCTTTTTGCACAAAAACTCATTATCGGAACTTATAACCTGCGTAATGACAATAAAGGAGACATCGGCAATTTATGGGTTCAAAGAGCTCCGATTGTCGCAAATCTTCTTCGTTTCCATCAATTTGATGTCTTCGGAATTCAGGAAGGATTTAAAAACCAACTGGACGACATCAACAATGCTTTACCCGAATACGCGCATTATGGCCGTGGAAGAGATGATGGAAAGGACGGTGGCGAACATTCTTCGATTTTCTATAAAAAAGACAAATTCAAGCTTTTAAAGAAGGGAGACTTCTGGTTATCAGAAAACCCTGATCAACCAGGTTTAGGCTGGGATGCCACTTGTTGTAACCGTATTTGCACCTGGGTCGAATTGCAGGATATAAAAACGGGTAGCAAATTCTATTATTTTAACGCACATTTTGACCATCAGGGAAAAATTGCAAGAGTAGAAAGCAGTAAGCTGATTGTCCGTAAAATGAAAGAAATCGCAGGAAATGGAGCAGCTGTATTTACAGGTGATTTAAATGGCGGACAAGACAGTGAATGGTATTTAACCTTAGCTAAATCTGGTTACCTGAAAGACACCTATAGCCAGGTCAAATATCCTTACGTAAACAATCCTTCTTTCAATGAATTCGGAAAACACCTGGATGGTGCTGAAATTATTGACCATGTATTTGTAACGAAAGATTTTAAGGCAAACAGATGGGGTGTTTTAACTGATTCTTACCAAGGTAAGTATCCTTCCGACCATTTTCCTATATTAGTGGAGGTAAACTTAAATAATAAGTAA
- a CDS encoding FecR family protein — protein MKSSEKKKLYRRFLEKELNAAELDEFFLLVENGEFDLDYLDMMPAVEGQKMEIQVIAEENPVIASPVKIRPVFRLFIKVAVAASLLLVSTLGYLAHRKAESLKQQTSFTTVTVPVGSVKIITLTDHSVVTLNSGSVFKYPAAFAANNRKVFLIKGKGFFEIAKDKHRPFTVYSAKLSTTALGTSFTVENYKNYQLEKIRLYTGKVEIGSQQKGFTALRLTPGQQYSQVGDAGEKSVFDKIGQIKPYTEDGTLEFDNTSLTEALAQVASYYNITLQFEKQDLKGFAINGRFRNEPVKDVLKTLLFTHHLKFKKIPEGYVIMN, from the coding sequence ATGAAGTCGAGCGAGAAAAAGAAGCTATACCGTAGGTTTCTTGAAAAAGAATTGAATGCAGCAGAGCTGGATGAGTTTTTCCTGTTAGTAGAAAATGGAGAATTTGATTTAGACTACCTGGATATGATGCCAGCGGTTGAAGGACAGAAGATGGAAATCCAGGTAATTGCAGAAGAAAATCCGGTAATTGCTTCACCAGTTAAAATAAGACCTGTATTCAGGCTTTTTATCAAAGTAGCAGTTGCAGCATCCTTATTGCTGGTTTCCACTTTAGGATATTTAGCACATCGCAAGGCTGAAAGCCTAAAACAACAAACTTCGTTTACCACCGTCACTGTACCTGTAGGTTCGGTTAAAATTATTACGCTGACAGATCACTCTGTGGTTACCCTAAACTCTGGTTCCGTATTTAAATATCCGGCGGCATTCGCTGCAAATAACCGTAAAGTATTCCTGATTAAAGGAAAAGGTTTTTTTGAGATTGCGAAGGATAAGCATAGACCTTTTACTGTGTATTCAGCAAAACTATCAACTACAGCTTTAGGCACTTCTTTCACCGTAGAGAACTATAAAAACTATCAGCTGGAAAAAATACGCTTATATACAGGTAAGGTTGAAATAGGCAGTCAGCAAAAAGGCTTTACAGCTTTAAGGCTGACCCCAGGACAGCAATATAGCCAGGTTGGCGATGCGGGCGAAAAATCAGTATTTGATAAGATAGGGCAAATTAAACCTTATACAGAAGATGGTACACTGGAATTTGACAATACAAGTTTGACGGAGGCTTTAGCGCAAGTAGCCTCTTATTATAATATTACACTGCAATTCGAAAAGCAAGATTTGAAAGGCTTTGCTATTAATGGCAGGTTTAGAAATGAACCTGTTAAAGACGTACTTAAAACACTCTTATTTACTCATCATTTAAAGTTTAAAAAAATCCCTGAGGGGTATGTTATTATGAATTGA
- a CDS encoding efflux RND transporter periplasmic adaptor subunit: protein MKTTLIYSCLSACLILSSCGNSKNPQQQENIQEFPVLSLTPQKADLFAEYPTTLQGEQTVEIRSKVDGYIEQVYVSEGTIVSKGQPLFKIDANSFQQEMNNKNAAVLAAAANLETASIQTQRTKVLVEKKIVNSFELTSAKNAEQVKKAELNQAKAELSAAKSKLAYTHIVSPINGVVGSLPYKIGTLVSSTSETALTTIANTKQIYAYFSLSQQQLGAFLKQYDGQKVNEKFKHMPQVSLLMQDGEIYSTKGKIETLSGVLNASTGAANFKAVFPNPEGKLWSGASATIRIPTQLNHAIMVPKSTTFELQGKYFVFKVDQKNIVHHTAIEIMEAVTDKNYVVTKGLAAGDQIVTEGLGNLKDGMKIKPNPSTSK from the coding sequence ATGAAAACAACGCTAATTTACTCCTGCCTTTCAGCTTGCCTGATTTTATCTTCCTGCGGAAATTCTAAAAACCCGCAGCAGCAGGAGAATATACAAGAATTCCCCGTTTTATCCCTTACACCGCAAAAGGCTGATCTTTTTGCAGAATACCCAACCACACTGCAAGGCGAACAAACCGTAGAAATCCGTTCCAAAGTAGATGGTTACATAGAACAGGTCTATGTTTCGGAAGGTACAATAGTCAGTAAAGGGCAACCTTTATTTAAAATAGATGCCAATAGCTTCCAGCAGGAAATGAATAATAAAAATGCAGCCGTGCTTGCCGCTGCGGCTAACCTGGAAACTGCCAGCATTCAAACACAAAGGACAAAAGTACTGGTAGAAAAGAAAATTGTAAACTCCTTTGAGCTTACTTCTGCTAAAAATGCAGAGCAGGTAAAAAAAGCAGAGCTTAACCAGGCAAAAGCAGAGCTGTCGGCAGCGAAGTCCAAACTCGCTTATACCCATATTGTAAGTCCTATTAACGGGGTTGTAGGAAGTCTGCCTTATAAAATAGGCACCCTGGTGAGCAGTACCTCCGAAACTGCCTTAACCACTATTGCCAATACCAAGCAGATTTACGCTTACTTTTCTCTGAGCCAGCAGCAGTTAGGTGCATTCTTAAAGCAATACGATGGCCAGAAAGTCAATGAAAAGTTCAAACATATGCCACAGGTATCCCTATTGATGCAGGACGGTGAAATTTACAGCACAAAAGGTAAAATTGAAACACTGAGTGGTGTACTGAACGCTTCAACAGGGGCTGCAAATTTCAAAGCAGTATTTCCTAATCCAGAAGGTAAGTTATGGAGTGGCGCAAGTGCGACTATCAGAATCCCAACCCAGTTAAACCATGCGATTATGGTACCTAAGTCCACAACATTCGAATTGCAGGGTAAATACTTTGTCTTTAAAGTTGACCAGAAAAACATCGTTCACCATACAGCAATTGAAATTATGGAGGCTGTCACAGACAAAAACTATGTGGTGACCAAAGGACTGGCCGCAGGCGACCAGATCGTTACCGAAGGCCTGGGCAATTTAAAAGACGGTATGAAAATCAAACCCAATCCTTCAACCTCGAAATAA
- a CDS encoding TonB-dependent receptor — protein sequence MIIYLLSKKKYTVYPLQLLLLISSLIIFLSFYSISKAQGQSGTITMMYKNCTAQTLLKDLDAQSSFTFVFDPAQMAEVKLQNINYNHLPLKLVLEDLEKKTNLNFSMLNSNISVRLTVKPPVKKPEPGKITGTVSDEKGETFPSASIRVTELGTGMQSAVDGTYVMSLPPGTYTLEISYISYQTQKITGVQIKAGTITKLDISMKPAANALKEVVVTSGYQKASTAGLYARQKTAAGITDGISAAQIARTPDNNVGAILKRVSGLNVVDNRYVVVRGLSDRYNQAQIDGVTQPSTDMSQKNFAFDAIPAEMVSSIVVNKTATPDLSSEFAGGQVTVNTLDIPVQNFTQFQVGSGYNSNTIGKDFIQAGKRGNAEFLGFMGDGHKLPNGLRSWVNSNQGGVPDYVAAQSKAFDPEGFRFYRYGFTPNQNYRFSLGRTYPLKNGVTFGFVGGVTLRNSQEITDYISTRAGFTVQAIDSAKIRQNGNIYQYNATISGLLNFGLQGKGFKISLRNMYSHVYKNDYYTYTSRQPNDELDTLASRRIKFNLQAPESTTVIQHKLEGEHTLDDSGIKLIWNGSYTNVGQQLNDQRKFTAFNSGTINGQSYYQRYLVANPYQNDGNPDYRLYTDTKEKDYNWGLNLSRNFDFLQDKTLVKIGYSGFYKKRDLSSVIAEIYNDSHDILEVVPYEHSLRPEILGTGPGQVFYNIPAEFGSQFSGKSNSHSVYAMLDQRLFKKLRIVYGVRYETYKLTNLQLKRKSGDEPANKDDNTNFLPSANITYSLTENLNFRASYATTIIRPDFRETSDFNSYDPRRDIRIRGGDLKSTKVNNADVRFEWYPAAGEIISLSGFYKKFDKPIELVFIQEMAVDQYAFQNQKSAVNYGLELEVRKSLSFIADRSWLRNLSVFGNGTIIRSKVKAIQYGGTDNKVPKEVQTTRPLFGQSPWIANVGLSYTKDQYGVNMVYNKSGYRTNTINDNPQSVEFEMGRDLVDLQLFTRLFKQKGELKLNIANLLNSKTTFYKNWEGYTGGGEGGFTAIPGKSERYNKDEGDFITYQAKNGTNVSMAFTYKF from the coding sequence ATGATTATATATTTACTGTCCAAAAAAAAATATACAGTATATCCTCTTCAACTCCTATTACTCATCAGTTCTTTGATTATTTTCTTATCATTTTATAGTATTTCCAAAGCTCAGGGGCAGAGTGGAACAATTACCATGATGTATAAAAATTGTACTGCTCAGACCTTATTAAAGGATTTAGATGCACAATCGTCTTTTACTTTCGTATTCGATCCGGCCCAGATGGCCGAGGTTAAGCTTCAAAATATTAATTACAATCATTTACCACTAAAACTTGTACTGGAAGACCTGGAAAAGAAGACGAATCTTAATTTTTCCATGTTAAACTCAAATATTTCAGTCCGCTTAACAGTAAAGCCTCCTGTAAAAAAGCCAGAGCCGGGAAAAATAACCGGCACAGTCAGCGATGAAAAAGGAGAAACTTTTCCAAGCGCAAGTATCAGGGTAACCGAATTGGGTACAGGTATGCAGAGTGCTGTGGATGGTACTTATGTAATGTCTCTTCCTCCGGGAACTTATACCTTGGAAATCAGCTACATTTCTTATCAGACGCAAAAAATAACTGGAGTACAAATTAAAGCAGGAACAATAACCAAGCTGGACATTTCTATGAAACCTGCTGCAAATGCATTAAAGGAAGTGGTGGTAACTTCGGGTTATCAAAAAGCTTCTACGGCAGGATTATATGCCCGGCAGAAAACTGCTGCGGGGATCACTGACGGGATTTCAGCAGCACAGATTGCACGTACACCAGACAATAATGTTGGTGCGATCTTAAAGCGTGTAAGTGGTTTAAATGTAGTGGATAACCGGTATGTAGTAGTGCGTGGATTGAGTGACAGGTATAATCAGGCCCAGATAGATGGGGTGACTCAACCAAGTACGGATATGAGTCAGAAGAACTTTGCGTTTGACGCGATACCGGCAGAAATGGTAAGTAGTATAGTGGTTAATAAGACAGCTACGCCAGATCTTTCGTCAGAGTTTGCTGGTGGCCAGGTTACGGTGAATACCCTGGATATCCCAGTTCAGAATTTCACACAGTTCCAGGTAGGAAGTGGCTATAACAGCAATACTATAGGTAAGGACTTTATACAGGCAGGAAAACGGGGCAATGCAGAGTTTCTGGGTTTTATGGGAGATGGGCACAAGCTCCCGAATGGATTACGCAGTTGGGTGAATAGTAATCAGGGGGGGGTGCCGGACTATGTTGCAGCACAGAGCAAAGCTTTTGATCCTGAAGGTTTCAGGTTTTATCGCTATGGTTTTACGCCTAATCAAAATTACCGGTTTTCTTTAGGCCGGACTTATCCTTTGAAAAATGGGGTGACCTTTGGTTTTGTAGGCGGAGTGACTTTACGCAATAGTCAGGAAATAACTGATTATATCAGTACCAGGGCCGGTTTTACTGTACAGGCTATTGATAGCGCAAAAATACGTCAGAATGGAAATATTTATCAATACAACGCTACGATCAGTGGACTTTTAAACTTTGGTCTCCAGGGAAAGGGCTTTAAAATCAGCCTGAGAAACATGTATTCTCATGTCTATAAAAATGACTACTACACTTATACCAGCAGACAACCTAATGATGAGCTGGATACTTTGGCAAGCCGCAGGATCAAATTTAATCTTCAGGCTCCGGAAAGTACAACAGTGATACAACATAAACTGGAAGGTGAGCATACTTTGGACGATTCGGGTATTAAATTAATCTGGAATGGTTCTTATACCAACGTAGGGCAGCAACTCAATGATCAGCGAAAGTTCACGGCTTTTAATTCAGGGACTATCAATGGTCAATCTTATTATCAGCGTTATCTGGTAGCCAATCCTTATCAGAATGATGGTAATCCTGATTATCGTTTGTATACAGATACGAAAGAAAAAGATTATAACTGGGGACTGAATCTTTCCAGAAATTTTGATTTTCTGCAAGATAAAACACTGGTGAAAATCGGATATAGCGGTTTTTATAAAAAAAGAGATTTGTCCAGTGTGATTGCTGAAATCTATAATGATTCACATGATATTCTGGAAGTTGTACCTTATGAACATAGTTTGCGCCCTGAGATTTTAGGTACAGGCCCGGGGCAGGTATTTTATAATATACCTGCTGAATTCGGATCACAGTTTAGTGGCAAATCAAATTCACATAGTGTTTATGCGATGTTGGATCAGCGATTGTTCAAGAAGTTAAGAATCGTTTATGGAGTAAGGTATGAAACCTACAAACTGACCAATTTACAGCTTAAAAGAAAAAGTGGAGACGAACCGGCCAATAAGGATGACAATACGAATTTTCTTCCTTCAGCAAATATAACGTACAGCTTGACTGAAAATCTGAATTTCAGAGCTTCTTATGCAACTACGATCATCAGACCTGATTTTAGAGAAACTTCAGATTTTAACTCTTATGATCCGCGCAGGGATATCAGAATACGGGGTGGTGATTTAAAAAGCACGAAGGTTAATAATGCGGATGTCAGATTTGAATGGTATCCTGCTGCTGGTGAAATTATCTCTTTATCTGGATTCTATAAAAAATTTGATAAGCCAATTGAATTGGTCTTTATCCAGGAAATGGCTGTGGATCAATATGCCTTTCAAAATCAAAAATCGGCCGTTAACTATGGCCTGGAATTGGAAGTCAGAAAATCATTGAGCTTTATTGCTGATCGTTCCTGGTTGCGTAATCTTTCTGTTTTTGGAAATGGGACTATCATCAGATCAAAGGTAAAAGCGATCCAGTATGGAGGTACAGATAATAAAGTACCTAAAGAAGTTCAGACTACCAGACCGCTTTTTGGTCAGTCTCCATGGATAGCCAATGTCGGACTTTCTTATACAAAAGATCAATATGGTGTCAATATGGTTTACAATAAATCAGGATACCGGACCAATACCATTAATGACAATCCTCAGTCTGTTGAATTTGAGATGGGACGCGATTTAGTGGATTTGCAGTTGTTTACCCGTCTTTTTAAACAAAAAGGAGAACTCAAATTGAATATAGCCAACCTGCTGAATTCAAAAACCACTTTTTATAAAAACTGGGAAGGCTATACAGGTGGTGGTGAGGGAGGATTCACAGCAATACCTGGAAAATCCGAACGCTATAATAAAGATGAAGGGGATTTTATTACGTATCAGGCTAAAAACGGGACAAATGTGAGTATGGCATTTACCTATAAATTTTAA
- a CDS encoding Dabb family protein, translated as MNKSNRRKFIGTAAVLVAGTAATAMPVIYANHNEMNNKEEFPVVHHVFFWLKNPASKADRDQLVAGVKTLSAIETVNHLKVGIVASTEKRDVVDNSWAVSELIFFKDLAGQAVYQTHPIHLEFIKNCSHLWEKVIVYDALDA; from the coding sequence ATGAACAAATCAAATAGAAGAAAATTTATCGGGACAGCTGCAGTTCTTGTTGCGGGAACCGCAGCAACAGCAATGCCCGTGATCTATGCAAATCATAACGAAATGAATAATAAAGAAGAATTTCCAGTAGTGCACCATGTTTTTTTCTGGTTGAAGAACCCTGCTTCAAAAGCAGATCGCGATCAGTTGGTTGCTGGTGTAAAAACGCTTTCAGCTATAGAAACAGTAAACCACCTTAAAGTTGGTATTGTAGCCAGTACAGAAAAACGTGATGTAGTGGATAACAGCTGGGCTGTCTCTGAACTGATTTTCTTTAAAGACCTGGCTGGACAAGCAGTTTACCAGACGCATCCGATACACCTGGAATTCATTAAAAATTGCAGCCACTTATGGGAAAAGGTTATTGTCTATGATGCTTTAGATGCCTGA
- a CDS encoding S41 family peptidase → MKTCALLIKTLLLYLFFFSIISCRKSEDKPNYPAGSQESINSWVLDSMKVYYYWNSSLPGKPSLNTDPSTFFKGIRNGADRFSALVNPDLPESYPPSLAHILGLDWITLQTGDGQLQTVISLVVPGSGGAEKGLARGDIIKTINGTVPSPANIAALTTTSILQQSTELELVGKTGTIKISRLINSEDPVYTYQVFEAGHQTYGYLFLNSFEESALVQLKKAFTYFKQEQVQELIVDLRYNPGGSVPVAATLAAMISSNVTEGATFVEYRGNSNAGTRKSSFGAELGKVQTVQKISFSGLSNYRLNLSRVYVLTGSHTASAAELLINSLRPYITVIQSGQQTLGKDMASFVIKDYRNPQLVPKWEIYPMIFKLYNASGKGDYSNGLIPDQTADELSVLPLKPFGDLSDPLIQSCLQKSYAGTSQVKTEAASEKAKVLFDSRVPVDLKSSLTIIRPD, encoded by the coding sequence ATGAAGACATGCGCTCTGTTGATCAAAACGCTGCTGTTATACCTGTTTTTTTTCTCCATTATCAGTTGCCGGAAATCGGAAGATAAACCAAATTATCCTGCCGGGAGTCAGGAAAGCATCAATTCCTGGGTACTCGACAGTATGAAAGTCTATTATTACTGGAATTCCAGCTTACCAGGAAAACCAAGTCTGAATACTGATCCTTCAACTTTTTTTAAAGGGATACGGAATGGGGCTGACCGTTTCTCTGCACTGGTAAATCCTGATCTTCCGGAAAGTTATCCCCCATCTTTAGCGCATATTTTGGGTTTGGATTGGATTACCCTGCAAACTGGTGATGGACAGCTTCAGACGGTAATTAGCCTGGTTGTTCCTGGTTCCGGAGGTGCAGAGAAAGGATTGGCGCGTGGAGATATAATTAAAACGATTAATGGGACAGTACCTTCCCCAGCTAATATCGCAGCGCTGACCACTACTAGTATCCTGCAGCAAAGTACCGAACTCGAATTGGTGGGGAAAACCGGAACAATTAAAATTTCCAGGTTAATCAATTCGGAAGATCCAGTATATACTTATCAGGTTTTTGAAGCTGGTCATCAAACTTATGGCTATCTGTTTTTGAATTCCTTTGAAGAAAGTGCTCTAGTACAGTTAAAAAAAGCCTTTACGTATTTCAAACAAGAACAGGTTCAGGAATTAATTGTTGACCTGCGTTATAATCCGGGGGGGAGTGTACCTGTTGCGGCTACCTTAGCGGCGATGATCTCTTCAAATGTTACCGAAGGAGCTACTTTTGTAGAATACAGAGGAAATTCCAATGCAGGAACAAGAAAAAGTAGTTTTGGAGCAGAACTGGGTAAGGTTCAAACCGTCCAGAAAATCAGCTTTTCCGGGCTTTCCAATTATCGTCTCAACCTCAGCAGAGTTTATGTATTGACAGGTAGCCATACTGCTTCTGCTGCCGAACTGCTGATCAATTCGTTAAGGCCTTATATAACTGTTATTCAATCCGGGCAGCAAACACTAGGTAAGGATATGGCCAGTTTTGTAATTAAAGACTATAGAAATCCGCAGCTGGTTCCGAAGTGGGAAATCTATCCTATGATTTTTAAATTATACAATGCTTCCGGAAAAGGTGACTACAGTAATGGATTAATACCAGATCAAACAGCGGATGAATTGTCTGTACTTCCCTTAAAACCTTTTGGTGATCTTTCAGATCCGCTGATCCAGAGTTGTCTTCAAAAAAGCTATGCTGGTACTAGCCAGGTTAAGACTGAAGCTGCCAGCGAAAAAGCCAAAGTTCTTTTTGATTCCCGGGTTCCAGTCGATTTGAAATCAAGTTTGACTATTATCAGGCCTGATTAA
- a CDS encoding helix-turn-helix transcriptional regulator — MMTNRFLMLLKTRGALTASAIAQELGMTKEGARLQLLKYTEEGLIEATNESSGVGRPKQFFSLTASGHEKFPDTHAELTVKLINTIRNTLGDNALQSVMDANEQTGRDKYMLELAAFDTLEERIAKLTEIRSREGYMAEYSKDGDGYLFVENHCPICAAATSCQGFCSGELNVFRFVLGEKVEINRLDHIVSGDRRCSYRIALQ; from the coding sequence ATGATGACAAACAGATTCCTGATGCTGCTTAAAACCCGTGGTGCCTTAACCGCTTCTGCAATTGCACAAGAACTTGGCATGACAAAGGAAGGCGCGAGGCTACAATTATTAAAATATACGGAGGAAGGATTAATCGAAGCTACGAACGAATCCAGCGGGGTAGGCAGACCAAAGCAATTTTTTAGTTTAACAGCCTCAGGGCATGAAAAATTTCCCGATACACATGCTGAACTTACCGTAAAGCTGATCAATACGATCAGAAATACTTTAGGGGATAATGCATTACAAAGTGTAATGGATGCTAATGAGCAGACAGGCAGAGATAAGTATATGCTGGAATTAGCTGCTTTTGATACGCTGGAAGAAAGGATTGCGAAGCTAACAGAAATCAGAAGCCGGGAGGGATATATGGCTGAATACAGTAAGGATGGGGATGGCTATTTATTCGTTGAAAATCATTGTCCTATCTGTGCTGCTGCAACTTCCTGCCAGGGATTTTGTTCTGGAGAGCTGAATGTATTCCGGTTCGTCCTGGGAGAAAAAGTGGAAATTAACCGGTTAGATCATATCGTTTCCGGAGATCGGAGATGTTCTTACCGGATCGCACTTCAGTAG
- a CDS encoding RNA polymerase sigma factor, with product MTVLTKGIIQDFISGDEYAFTQVYRLYYKDIRSYCFQHTRAAELADELTSDVFLRLWEARGNIDPDRELKPYLFTITKNVTFTWLKRTLSDQKMKLVFRGRYLSAQEEASQHVAITAAMDLALLRKIMGRIPAKRRQTFELCKIDGFTYAEAANMLSVSKETIKEHMSLAKRDLNKLADAADYLYLFLPLLFSLDNLF from the coding sequence ATGACAGTATTAACAAAAGGTATTATTCAGGATTTCATTAGTGGTGATGAATATGCTTTTACCCAGGTTTATAGGCTGTATTATAAAGATATCAGATCTTACTGTTTTCAACATACACGTGCTGCAGAACTCGCAGACGAGCTAACCAGTGATGTTTTTCTGCGTCTCTGGGAAGCAAGGGGAAATATCGACCCTGATCGGGAGCTTAAGCCTTATCTATTTACGATTACAAAAAATGTAACTTTTACCTGGTTAAAGCGTACACTATCCGATCAGAAGATGAAGCTTGTGTTTCGTGGAAGATATTTGTCTGCCCAGGAAGAGGCGAGTCAGCATGTTGCAATTACTGCGGCTATGGACCTGGCCTTGCTCCGTAAAATTATGGGACGTATTCCTGCTAAGCGCAGACAGACCTTCGAATTATGTAAAATTGACGGATTTACCTATGCTGAGGCTGCTAATATGCTCTCTGTGAGCAAAGAAACCATTAAAGAGCACATGAGTTTAGCAAAGAGAGATCTGAATAAACTTGCTGATGCGGCTGATTATCTTTATTTATTTTTACCACTTCTGTTTTCTCTGGATAATTTATTTTAA